One region of Jatrophihabitans cynanchi genomic DNA includes:
- the paaD gene encoding 1,2-phenylacetyl-CoA epoxidase subunit PaaD: MVTVADLGILRSVEQDGDRVVVTITPTYSGCPAMREIGADLRHRLQQAGYAEVEVRTELAPAWTSDWITADGRRKLAGAGIAPPHSAPARHGPAPLNLGLTRRAVQCPQCGSANTERSADFGSTACKALYRCADCSEPFEYVKEI; the protein is encoded by the coding sequence ATGGTGACCGTCGCCGATCTCGGCATCCTGCGTTCGGTCGAGCAGGACGGCGACCGGGTGGTCGTGACGATCACGCCGACGTACAGCGGCTGCCCCGCGATGCGCGAGATCGGCGCCGATCTGCGGCATCGCCTGCAGCAGGCCGGCTACGCCGAGGTCGAGGTGCGCACCGAACTCGCCCCGGCCTGGACCAGCGACTGGATCACGGCCGACGGGCGGCGCAAGCTCGCCGGCGCGGGCATCGCCCCGCCGCACAGCGCGCCCGCGCGACACGGTCCGGCGCCGCTGAACCTCGGGCTCACCCGGCGCGCCGTCCAGTGCCCGCAGTGCGGTTCGGCGAACACCGAGCGCAGCGCAGACTTCGGCAGTACCGCCTGCAAGGCGCTGTACCGCTGCGCCGACTGCAGCGAGCCGTTCGAGTACGTCAAGGAAATCTGA
- the paaE gene encoding 1,2-phenylacetyl-CoA epoxidase subunit PaaE encodes MAAPVTSRTEFFPLTVARVDALTDDAAAVTFAVPDELRERFAFAPGQSLTVRRRVGEADERRSYSICVPAGAAPRIGVRAVAGGAVSGWLVRELAPGDVVEVQAPSGAFTPDLAAAGRHVLLAAGSGITPMLSIAGSVLAAHADAEVTLVYGNRRSDSVMFADELADLKDRYPAQLQLVHVLSREPQEVELFNGRLDAAKLRALLPATVDVDAVDHWWLCGPFGMVTDAIDVLTEFGVPRARIHRELFYVGDDPPAEVHHVDAPIGTGAEVTVVLDGRTTVVTVPPDTAVLDGAQRVRPDLPFACKGGVCGTCRALVRHGEVRMRRNYALEQDEVDAGYVLTCQALPVSDEITVDYDA; translated from the coding sequence ATGGCTGCCCCGGTCACGTCGCGCACCGAGTTCTTCCCACTCACCGTCGCCCGCGTCGATGCACTGACCGACGACGCGGCGGCTGTGACGTTCGCGGTCCCGGACGAACTGCGTGAGCGGTTCGCGTTCGCGCCTGGGCAGTCGCTGACCGTGCGGCGCCGGGTGGGCGAGGCGGACGAGCGCCGCTCGTACTCGATCTGCGTCCCGGCCGGCGCGGCGCCGCGCATCGGCGTGCGGGCGGTCGCCGGTGGCGCGGTGTCCGGCTGGCTGGTCCGCGAGCTCGCACCGGGGGACGTGGTCGAGGTGCAGGCGCCGAGCGGGGCGTTCACGCCCGACCTGGCCGCAGCCGGGCGGCATGTGCTGCTCGCGGCCGGCAGCGGCATCACCCCGATGCTCTCCATCGCCGGGTCGGTGCTCGCCGCCCATGCGGACGCGGAGGTCACGCTGGTCTACGGCAATCGCCGCAGCGACAGCGTGATGTTCGCCGACGAGCTGGCCGATCTGAAGGACCGCTACCCGGCACAACTGCAACTGGTGCACGTCCTCTCGCGCGAGCCGCAGGAGGTAGAGCTGTTCAACGGCCGGCTGGACGCGGCCAAGCTGCGCGCGCTGCTGCCCGCGACCGTCGACGTCGACGCCGTCGATCACTGGTGGCTGTGCGGGCCGTTCGGCATGGTCACCGACGCGATCGACGTGCTCACCGAGTTCGGCGTGCCGCGTGCCCGCATCCATCGCGAGCTGTTCTACGTCGGCGACGATCCCCCGGCCGAGGTGCACCATGTCGACGCCCCGATCGGGACGGGCGCCGAGGTGACGGTCGTGCTGGACGGACGCACCACGGTGGTCACGGTCCCGCCGGACACCGCGGTGCTCGACGGCGCGCAGCGGGTCCGCCCCGATCTGCCGTTCGCCTGCAAGGGCGGCGTGTGCGGCACCTGCCGGGCCCTGGTGCGGCACGGCGAGGTGCGGATGCGGCGCAACTACGCGCTCGAGCAGGACGAGGTCGACGCCGGCTACGTGCTCACCTGCCAGGCACTTCCCGTCTCGGACGAGATCACCGTCGACTATGACGCGTAA